The following coding sequences are from one Candidatus Nitrohelix vancouverensis window:
- the ccsA gene encoding cytochrome c biogenesis protein CcsA: protein MTKIAFNISVISYLCASVAFFIFLVYRKATLSNIANVLVGIGLVFHTLMIGLRSAETGHGPYTTSFEVAVFFSWVVVIGYSVTEWKYRIKDLGAFVIPVVFLSLFYSIFLSKDLPVQDSEAALWMTLHRALSVLGYGAFTVAFAVGVMYLIQENQVKSKKLGIMYFRMPSLEMLDTLNDKIIAIGFPLFTLGFMTGSIWNIKMDLPFFSWSAMKTWPLVLVWLVYGAVFFGRLAIGMRGKKAAQGAIFGFILVILTYLMHV from the coding sequence ATGACGAAAATAGCTTTTAATATTTCAGTCATCAGTTACTTGTGCGCCTCGGTTGCGTTTTTTATATTTCTGGTATACAGAAAGGCCACTTTATCTAATATTGCGAATGTTCTGGTGGGCATCGGGCTGGTTTTTCATACCTTGATGATCGGCCTGCGGTCAGCGGAAACAGGCCACGGCCCCTACACCACTTCGTTTGAAGTTGCGGTGTTTTTTTCCTGGGTGGTTGTGATCGGCTACTCCGTTACGGAATGGAAATACAGAATCAAGGATCTGGGGGCCTTTGTCATCCCCGTTGTTTTTCTCTCCTTGTTTTATTCTATCTTCCTTTCCAAAGACCTGCCGGTGCAGGATTCAGAAGCCGCCTTGTGGATGACGCTCCATCGCGCCCTGTCCGTACTGGGTTATGGCGCGTTCACCGTCGCTTTTGCTGTGGGTGTGATGTATCTGATACAGGAAAATCAGGTCAAATCCAAGAAGCTGGGCATCATGTATTTTCGCATGCCCTCGCTGGAAATGCTGGACACCTTGAATGATAAAATCATAGCGATCGGTTTTCCGCTGTTTACTTTGGGATTCATGACAGGCTCCATCTGGAATATCAAAATGGACCTGCCGTTTTTTTCCTGGAGCGCTATGAAAACCTGGCCTCTCGTATTGGTCTGGCTGGTGTATGGGGCGGTATTCTTCGGACGCCTTGCCATTGGCATGCGAGGAAAAAAAGCCGCCCAGGGAGCGATTTTTGGTTTTATACTGGTTATATTAACTTATCTAATGCACGTTTAA
- the hemC gene encoding hydroxymethylbilane synthase produces MDITKVVIGTRSSELAMWQANWIKSLIETQEIENQVVVEILKIKTLGDKILDVPLNKIGGKGLFVKEIEEAIMRKEADIAVHSMKDVPMKLPYELSIGAITERESPFDALISTSGQTLDTLPKGSRIGTSSLRRSSQLLAYRPDFEIKQLRGNINTRLAKLEAGEFDAIILAAAGLHRMGWNDKITELISPDVILPAMGQGAVGIENRTYDMDIQAIVGRLDHEETHLTVEAERAFVQYLEGGCQVPIGAYATLDGDELTLKGLVASLDGKTIIRSQITGPSYEARKMGFDLGEEIYENGGGVILKELLQN; encoded by the coding sequence ATGGATATAACAAAAGTAGTGATTGGTACGCGAAGTAGCGAATTGGCAATGTGGCAGGCAAACTGGATAAAATCTCTCATCGAAACCCAGGAAATTGAAAACCAGGTCGTTGTCGAAATTTTAAAGATTAAAACGCTGGGCGATAAAATCCTCGATGTCCCTCTCAATAAAATCGGCGGCAAAGGTCTTTTCGTCAAAGAGATCGAAGAAGCCATCATGCGCAAGGAAGCCGATATTGCGGTGCATAGCATGAAGGATGTACCAATGAAATTGCCCTACGAACTCAGCATCGGGGCCATCACGGAAAGAGAATCCCCCTTCGACGCGCTGATTTCAACATCAGGACAAACGCTGGATACCCTGCCCAAAGGCTCCCGGATCGGAACCAGCAGTCTGCGCCGAAGCTCGCAATTACTGGCCTACCGACCCGATTTCGAAATCAAACAATTGCGCGGCAATATCAATACCCGACTTGCAAAACTCGAAGCCGGTGAATTCGACGCCATCATTCTTGCCGCCGCAGGTTTGCACCGTATGGGCTGGAACGATAAAATAACGGAACTGATTTCTCCCGATGTGATCCTTCCCGCCATGGGGCAGGGCGCAGTCGGCATTGAGAACAGAACCTATGACATGGATATACAAGCCATCGTCGGCAGACTCGATCACGAAGAAACCCACCTCACCGTTGAAGCGGAACGCGCTTTCGTACAATATCTGGAGGGAGGGTGTCAGGTGCCCATTGGCGCCTACGCGACTCTCGACGGCGACGAGTTGACCTTAAAAGGACTTGTAGCAAGTCTCGATGGCAAAACCATCATTCGATCCCAAATCACCGGCCCCAGCTACGAAGCCAGAAAAATGGGTTTCGATCTCGGCGAAGAAATTTACGAGAACGGGGGAGGGGTGATCCTCAAGGAACTCCTTCAGAATTAA
- a CDS encoding aldehyde dehydrogenase family protein, whose translation MPDTLEILSPYDGHLIKKLVLNTEAEMETALQIASGLANNPDTRIPTPDRISILEKTADLVEQRIEDYARQAAEEGGKPLVDSRVELNRAVQGIREAARSIPHLAGREIPMNLNAASLNHMAYTLREPIGVVVAISAFNHPFNLIVHQAIPAIAAGCPVIVKPARTTPISCYNLLDCLYEAGLPPEWCQPLLCDSKIGEKLATDPRVAFLSFIGSGAVGWKLRSKLAPGTRCALEHGGAAPVIVDADADLKSALPGLAKGGFYHAGQVCVSVQKIYVHESRVDEFSHGLVELAKQLKVGDPLDASTEVGPLISKGDVDRVHEWVQEASKAGASILCGGKKIGETCYEPTVILDPPDDVNVSCSEIFGPVVVIYSFKDRLDAIRRANETKFSFQAAVYTQNLNTALDTVKRLNAKAVMVNEHTAFRVDWMPFGGRKQSGLGVGGILPAMEEMTEEKLMILKSPSV comes from the coding sequence ATGCCAGACACCTTAGAAATTCTGTCCCCTTATGACGGGCATCTGATAAAAAAGTTGGTTCTGAATACAGAGGCGGAAATGGAAACCGCTCTGCAAATCGCATCCGGCCTCGCCAACAATCCAGATACGCGAATTCCAACTCCCGACAGAATCTCCATTCTTGAGAAAACAGCAGATCTGGTCGAGCAACGCATTGAGGACTATGCCAGACAGGCGGCGGAAGAGGGCGGAAAACCCCTTGTAGATTCCCGCGTCGAGTTGAACCGGGCGGTTCAAGGCATCAGAGAAGCCGCGCGATCCATCCCGCACCTTGCGGGACGCGAGATCCCAATGAACCTGAACGCCGCTTCCTTGAACCATATGGCCTACACCCTGCGCGAACCGATCGGTGTTGTGGTCGCGATCAGCGCCTTCAACCATCCGTTCAACCTGATCGTGCATCAGGCGATACCCGCTATTGCGGCGGGTTGTCCGGTCATCGTCAAGCCTGCCCGCACAACGCCCATCTCCTGCTACAATTTACTGGACTGTCTTTATGAAGCCGGTTTACCGCCAGAATGGTGCCAGCCCTTGCTCTGCGACAGCAAAATCGGCGAGAAGCTGGCGACCGATCCGCGCGTGGCATTTCTTTCTTTCATTGGCTCCGGAGCGGTGGGTTGGAAATTACGATCCAAACTGGCCCCGGGGACCCGGTGCGCGCTGGAGCATGGCGGCGCCGCTCCCGTGATTGTCGACGCCGACGCCGATCTCAAATCGGCCCTTCCCGGTCTCGCCAAGGGAGGCTTCTATCACGCCGGACAGGTTTGCGTTTCCGTGCAAAAAATTTATGTTCACGAAAGCCGCGTCGATGAATTTTCACACGGTCTGGTCGAACTGGCAAAACAGCTGAAGGTGGGAGACCCGCTGGACGCATCCACGGAAGTCGGCCCCCTCATTAGCAAGGGCGATGTCGACCGGGTGCATGAATGGGTACAGGAAGCGAGTAAAGCGGGCGCCTCCATTTTATGCGGCGGCAAGAAGATTGGCGAAACCTGTTACGAACCCACCGTCATCCTCGATCCCCCGGACGACGTCAACGTTTCCTGCTCGGAAATTTTCGGCCCCGTGGTGGTTATCTATTCTTTCAAGGATAGACTCGATGCGATCCGCAGAGCCAATGAAACAAAATTTTCTTTTCAGGCCGCAGTCTATACGCAAAATCTCAATACGGCGCTGGACACCGTCAAACGGCTCAACGCAAAAGCGGTGATGGTCAATGAGCACACGGCTTTCCGGGTTGACTGGATGCCTTTTGGCGGGCGAAAACAATCAGGCTTGGGAGTAGGGGGGATATTGCCTGCAATGGAAGAAATGACGGAAGAAAAATTAATGATCCTCAAATCCCCCTCCGTCTAG
- a CDS encoding serine hydroxymethyltransferase yields the protein MSLAEFDPEISNAIAGELHREQSTLEMIASENFVSPRVLEALGSVMTNKYAEGYPGKRYYGGCECVDIAESLAIERAKKLFGAEHANVQPHSGSQANMAVFHTVLKPGDTIMGMDLSHGGHLTHGSPVNFSGYNYKVVSYGLNKETERIDYDHALELAKEHKPKMIIVGGSAYPRIIDAVKFKEIADEVGARIMTDIAHPAGLVATGLYPSPVPHSDFVTTTTHKTLRGPRGGMILCREKDAREVNKRIFPGIQGGPLMHVIAAKAVAFKEALMDDFVTYQKQVIKNAQTLSKFLSDNGFKIITGGTDTHLMLVDLRPQDITGKDAEHALEQAGITVNKNTVPFETQSPFVTSGIRIGTPALTTRGMKEREMELIGGMIIEAIKRKDDAEFQKETRQKVMDLCEQFPLYGEFATR from the coding sequence TTGTCTTTAGCTGAATTCGATCCTGAAATTTCCAATGCGATCGCAGGTGAACTGCACCGCGAACAAAGCACTCTGGAAATGATCGCATCCGAAAATTTTGTAAGCCCCAGGGTACTCGAAGCCCTCGGCTCTGTAATGACCAATAAATACGCCGAAGGCTATCCCGGAAAACGCTATTATGGCGGTTGCGAGTGCGTGGATATCGCCGAAAGTCTGGCGATTGAACGCGCTAAAAAACTTTTCGGCGCCGAACACGCGAACGTCCAGCCGCATTCAGGATCGCAAGCCAATATGGCGGTATTTCATACCGTCCTCAAACCCGGCGACACCATCATGGGCATGGATTTGTCCCACGGCGGCCATCTCACTCATGGAAGCCCTGTCAATTTCTCCGGCTACAATTACAAAGTTGTCTCCTACGGACTGAATAAAGAGACGGAACGAATCGATTACGATCACGCTCTGGAATTGGCGAAAGAACATAAGCCGAAAATGATTATTGTCGGCGGTAGCGCCTATCCCCGCATCATTGACGCCGTCAAATTCAAAGAAATCGCCGATGAAGTGGGCGCTCGAATCATGACCGATATCGCCCACCCGGCGGGTCTGGTCGCCACCGGTCTTTATCCTTCTCCGGTGCCGCATTCTGATTTTGTCACCACAACCACTCATAAAACCTTGCGAGGACCGCGCGGCGGAATGATCCTGTGCCGTGAAAAAGATGCCCGCGAAGTCAACAAGCGCATTTTCCCGGGAATCCAGGGCGGACCTTTGATGCATGTCATCGCCGCCAAAGCCGTCGCCTTTAAGGAAGCGCTGATGGATGACTTTGTAACTTATCAAAAACAAGTCATTAAAAATGCGCAGACGCTTTCCAAATTTCTTTCCGACAATGGATTCAAAATCATCACCGGGGGGACCGACACACACCTCATGCTGGTTGACCTGAGACCTCAGGATATCACCGGTAAGGACGCCGAGCATGCGCTGGAGCAGGCGGGAATCACCGTCAACAAAAACACGGTGCCCTTCGAGACCCAAAGCCCCTTTGTCACCTCCGGCATACGCATCGGAACGCCAGCCCTGACCACTCGCGGCATGAAAGAACGCGAAATGGAATTGATTGGCGGAATGATTATCGAAGCCATCAAAAGAAAAGACGACGCCGAGTTCCAGAAGGAGACGCGACAGAAAGTCATGGACCTTTGTGAACAATTTCCGCTCTATGGCGAATTTGCCACACGTTAG
- a CDS encoding DUF507 family protein: MKISRDKVNHISSLIISDFKKRSELDYKVDLNDIRLEIAEEMLTYLKMDDNADAAARGILASYSTNRPREGTSEWEILYQKHYEEYMNKHDL, encoded by the coding sequence ATGAAAATCAGCAGAGACAAGGTCAACCACATCAGTAGTCTCATCATATCGGATTTCAAAAAACGTTCTGAACTGGATTACAAGGTGGATCTGAATGACATCCGGCTTGAGATTGCGGAAGAAATGTTGACTTACCTGAAAATGGACGACAACGCAGACGCGGCGGCTCGCGGCATTCTGGCTTCCTACTCGACCAATCGCCCGCGGGAAGGAACGTCTGAGTGGGAAATTTTATATCAAAAACATTATGAAGAGTATATGAACAAGCACGATTTATAA
- a CDS encoding DUF507 family protein, with protein sequence MRLTKDEVGRLSKKIVRRLMSKHLLIWDEGEEKLEGIVNAIITNDLMVEDQLNEEVKLLLEARTKEYERSMMDYGRVFQMVKTKLARERGLIL encoded by the coding sequence ATGAGATTAACTAAAGATGAAGTTGGCAGGCTGTCAAAGAAAATTGTTCGACGCTTGATGAGCAAGCACCTGTTGATATGGGATGAAGGCGAAGAGAAACTGGAAGGCATCGTGAATGCCATCATTACGAATGATTTGATGGTTGAGGATCAGTTGAATGAAGAAGTGAAATTACTCTTGGAAGCGCGAACAAAGGAATATGAACGTAGCATGATGGATTATGGACGAGTGTTCCAAATGGTTAAAACCAAATTGGCGCGCGAAAGGGGATTGATCTTATGA
- a CDS encoding CPBP family intramembrane metalloprotease, with protein sequence MGWVFDRTLYYLFSGLAPGILLIGSLYLLSAGVAALGQDRLFADAVASPLEDNSLPELALFGARALIESVLFQTLFTGVFIKFLLKAMSPILAIYLAGALFAVGSFSFDMSWFLLGLVSAGLFKATGSLIGPVVFHCAASISGLLIAGPLSNLIPFLVFLY encoded by the coding sequence ATGGGCTGGGTGTTTGACCGGACTCTCTATTATCTGTTCAGCGGCTTGGCTCCGGGCATTTTGCTGATTGGCTCATTATATTTGTTGAGCGCTGGAGTGGCGGCGCTGGGTCAGGATCGTTTGTTTGCAGATGCGGTTGCTTCCCCCTTGGAAGACAATTCATTGCCTGAGCTGGCTTTATTTGGCGCGCGCGCGTTAATCGAGAGCGTGCTGTTTCAAACGCTGTTCACCGGGGTTTTTATCAAATTCCTTTTGAAGGCGATGTCCCCCATCCTGGCGATTTATCTGGCGGGAGCTTTGTTTGCGGTGGGGAGTTTTAGCTTTGATATGTCCTGGTTCCTGCTGGGTTTGGTATCGGCGGGTCTGTTCAAGGCGACGGGTTCGCTGATCGGCCCTGTGGTATTTCATTGCGCCGCCAGTATATCCGGGCTATTGATAGCAGGACCGCTTTCCAATTTGATCCCGTTCCTGGTATTTCTCTATTAG
- the tatC gene encoding twin-arginine translocase subunit TatC, which yields MVKTVQFTEKVPISHHLIELKDRLIRVALVVAVFFGLSFYFIDFLLLWLQDPLPPKYAELTFITPTEPFFTAMKVSFMGSIFISMPMILYQVWEFISPGLKVKEKKITFMFVAFGTLFFLMGGIFCYFLVLPLGLKFLLTYGVNWWKMQVTIGFYFSFVVKLILAFAFAFQTPLLMVLLTKFGLVNTVKMRFYRKWAFLGAFALSAVLTPPDIITQVLLAVPLYGLYEFGVVVSRWFEDPKVRARVEKEMALQEEMRKAKQKAAGSAKKTKAGAGKRTDKKPTGSQKAST from the coding sequence GTGGTTAAAACTGTTCAATTTACTGAAAAAGTTCCAATCAGTCACCATTTAATTGAATTGAAAGACCGGCTCATCCGGGTGGCATTAGTCGTTGCCGTTTTTTTTGGACTTTCTTTCTATTTCATAGATTTCCTCCTGCTTTGGTTACAAGACCCGCTACCCCCAAAATACGCGGAATTGACTTTCATCACGCCAACCGAACCGTTTTTTACAGCGATGAAGGTCTCATTCATGGGTTCCATCTTCATTTCCATGCCCATGATTCTGTATCAAGTATGGGAATTCATATCTCCTGGGCTGAAGGTCAAGGAAAAGAAGATCACCTTCATGTTTGTCGCCTTTGGCACCCTGTTCTTCCTGATGGGCGGCATTTTCTGTTATTTCCTTGTGCTTCCGCTCGGACTCAAATTCCTGCTGACCTACGGGGTCAACTGGTGGAAAATGCAGGTCACTATCGGCTTTTATTTTTCCTTTGTGGTCAAACTCATTCTCGCCTTTGCCTTTGCCTTCCAGACGCCTCTTCTGATGGTATTGTTGACCAAATTCGGTCTGGTCAACACGGTCAAGATGAGATTCTATCGGAAATGGGCTTTTCTCGGCGCCTTCGCTCTTTCAGCTGTTCTCACGCCGCCGGACATCATCACTCAGGTTCTTTTGGCAGTCCCGCTTTATGGACTCTATGAGTTTGGCGTTGTCGTTTCCCGCTGGTTTGAAGATCCCAAAGTAAGAGCCAGGGTCGAAAAAGAAATGGCTCTGCAGGAGGAAATGCGCAAAGCCAAACAAAAAGCCGCAGGTTCAGCCAAAAAAACAAAAGCCGGAGCGGGTAAGCGTACGGACAAAAAACCAACCGGCTCTCAAAAAGCATCCACCTGA
- a CDS encoding diguanylate cyclase: MKKHSILLIDDEETILISLQYALVKNGYQVDIANNPDDALAKVKEFDYSVVVTDLRMKGQTGLEVLNQIRKIRPNTFLLIMTGYATLESAIEAIRVGVADFMLKPCKEGEIAKRISLCLEQIEKKWAVEKHTAELEKINQKLQEELALKDKIENELRESQQSLLQHNQSLQQLSILDALTGVFNRRYFDETLDKEVKRSAREKQELCLLMMDIDYFKNFNDTYGHQAGDDCLKRVSHALDNNLHRPADFIARYGGEEFAVVLPGTGSQGGIQVAEALRSAVSGLSIPHKSSQTINHVTVSIGLAYGIPHSIHSEKNLIACADRALYKAKEQGRNRVELESFS, translated from the coding sequence ATGAAAAAGCACTCCATCCTTCTTATAGACGACGAAGAAACCATTCTAATTTCCCTGCAATACGCTCTGGTGAAAAATGGCTATCAGGTGGACATTGCCAATAACCCGGACGATGCCCTCGCTAAAGTCAAGGAGTTTGATTATTCCGTCGTTGTGACAGACCTGCGCATGAAAGGTCAAACCGGACTGGAAGTGCTCAACCAGATCAGAAAGATTCGCCCCAACACCTTCCTTCTGATCATGACCGGTTATGCCACTCTCGAGTCCGCAATCGAGGCCATTCGCGTGGGCGTCGCCGATTTCATGTTAAAACCCTGCAAGGAAGGCGAAATCGCCAAACGTATTTCCCTGTGTCTGGAGCAAATTGAAAAGAAATGGGCCGTCGAAAAACACACGGCAGAACTGGAAAAGATCAACCAAAAGCTTCAGGAAGAACTGGCGTTAAAAGATAAAATTGAAAATGAATTGAGGGAGAGTCAACAATCTCTTTTACAGCACAACCAGTCGCTTCAGCAACTGTCCATTTTAGACGCCTTGACCGGCGTGTTCAACCGACGCTATTTCGACGAAACGCTGGATAAAGAGGTCAAGCGTTCCGCACGGGAAAAACAGGAACTCTGCCTCCTCATGATGGACATTGATTATTTCAAGAATTTTAACGACACCTACGGGCATCAGGCAGGCGACGACTGTCTCAAACGAGTTTCGCACGCGCTGGACAATAATCTGCACCGTCCCGCAGATTTCATCGCGCGCTATGGCGGAGAAGAGTTTGCCGTGGTTCTGCCGGGAACAGGCTCCCAGGGCGGCATTCAAGTCGCAGAAGCCTTGCGCTCTGCCGTTTCCGGACTCTCCATTCCACACAAAAGTTCACAAACTATAAACCATGTGACCGTCAGCATTGGACTCGCCTACGGCATTCCCCACAGCATCCATAGCGAAAAAAATCTCATTGCCTGCGCCGACCGCGCCTTATACAAAGCCAAAGAGCAGGGGCGCAATCGCGTAGAACTGGAATCGTTTTCCTAA
- a CDS encoding YdcF family protein, translated as MGFPSLFVRKMRWSLTAWGYLFFISPVLIALYFSFFYLHPFLATDQTVQGEVLVVDGWLSDSSLQEAAVFFNQGNYQYLIVTGGPISRGSYLSPYKTYAELGAATLRGIGFEKNKLYLSIPAPVIKDRTFATALSVKETIKSLPAPVSAIDVYTEGIHARRSLMLYELAFGDALRIGVTSAETKHYDAQEWWKSSAGVRQVINESIAYLYARFIFTPPLTAES; from the coding sequence ATGGGTTTTCCCTCTTTATTCGTTCGTAAAATGCGCTGGTCGCTCACGGCCTGGGGTTATCTTTTCTTCATATCTCCTGTATTGATTGCGCTTTACTTCAGTTTCTTTTATTTGCATCCTTTTCTGGCTACCGATCAAACCGTGCAGGGGGAAGTTTTGGTGGTCGATGGTTGGTTGTCGGACTCTTCCTTGCAAGAGGCGGCTGTTTTTTTTAATCAGGGAAACTATCAGTATCTCATTGTGACGGGCGGCCCCATCAGCCGCGGATCGTATCTGTCGCCTTACAAGACCTATGCGGAGCTGGGCGCGGCGACGCTGAGGGGCATCGGATTTGAAAAGAACAAACTGTATCTGTCTATTCCCGCTCCCGTCATCAAGGATCGAACCTTTGCAACCGCGCTTTCAGTCAAGGAAACGATCAAAAGTTTACCCGCTCCCGTTTCAGCCATCGACGTTTATACGGAAGGGATTCATGCGCGTCGTTCTTTGATGTTGTACGAACTCGCTTTTGGAGATGCTCTTCGAATCGGCGTGACCTCGGCTGAGACAAAACACTACGATGCACAGGAATGGTGGAAATCAAGCGCTGGCGTTCGTCAGGTGATTAACGAATCGATCGCTTATTTATACGCGAGGTTTATCTTCACGCCACCACTGACCGCTGAATCCTGA
- the rpiB gene encoding ribose 5-phosphate isomerase B: MKNIAIASDHAGYELKLNVVSFLLQEGYEVKDLGPCNTDSVDYPDYGMSLAQAVSQGQFKRGIVICGTGIGMSIVVNRFPKIRGTLCSDVYTAKLCREHNDSNILVMGGRVIGPGLAQEIVKTWLTTPFEGGRHQNRLDKINKIDETLQTNGVKAELEREA; the protein is encoded by the coding sequence ATGAAGAATATCGCTATCGCATCAGACCATGCAGGCTATGAGTTAAAGCTAAATGTCGTTAGTTTTTTACTTCAGGAAGGCTATGAAGTGAAAGACCTGGGTCCCTGTAACACCGATTCGGTAGATTACCCAGATTACGGCATGTCTCTAGCCCAGGCCGTTTCACAGGGACAGTTCAAACGCGGTATCGTTATTTGCGGCACCGGAATCGGCATGTCCATCGTCGTCAATCGTTTCCCCAAAATACGCGGAACCCTTTGTTCAGACGTCTATACAGCCAAATTGTGTAGAGAACACAACGACTCCAATATTTTAGTCATGGGCGGTCGCGTCATCGGACCCGGGCTGGCCCAGGAAATTGTCAAAACCTGGTTGACGACCCCTTTTGAAGGAGGGCGCCACCAGAACCGTCTCGATAAAATCAATAAAATTGACGAAACTTTACAAACCAACGGCGTTAAAGCCGAGCTAGAACGGGAGGCATAA
- the nrdR gene encoding transcriptional repressor NrdR produces MKCPACSNLENKVIDSRLNKEGDIIRRRRECLSCQERFTSYERLEKTLPMVIKRDGRREDFDRMKIVHGVKTACQKRPISIEKIEDLVDRVEQYFQELGEKEVSAVAIGEKVVKELYNLDDVAYVRFASVYRSFKDVNEFMVELKEVLKNKQDAPAKNDLI; encoded by the coding sequence ATGAAATGTCCGGCATGTTCCAACCTGGAAAATAAAGTCATTGATTCCCGTCTGAATAAAGAAGGCGACATCATTCGTCGCAGACGCGAATGTCTGAGTTGTCAGGAGCGATTCACCTCCTACGAACGATTGGAAAAAACCCTCCCGATGGTCATCAAACGCGATGGTCGACGGGAGGATTTTGACCGCATGAAAATCGTTCATGGGGTGAAGACGGCCTGTCAGAAACGACCCATCAGCATTGAAAAAATTGAAGACCTTGTCGATCGCGTCGAGCAGTATTTTCAGGAATTGGGCGAAAAAGAGGTTTCGGCAGTCGCGATTGGCGAGAAAGTCGTCAAGGAACTCTATAATCTCGACGATGTCGCCTATGTCCGTTTCGCTTCAGTCTACCGCTCCTTCAAGGACGTCAACGAATTCATGGTAGAACTCAAAGAAGTCCTGAAAAACAAGCAAGACGCGCCCGCCAAAAACGACCTGATATAA
- a CDS encoding glutamyl-tRNA reductase: protein MAESRLVMVGVNHKGTPVEIRERLAFTPSKIEESAERLVGRYEIIEHIILSTCNRVEIYARVKDQDEGIRSLKKFIAEFHGLSFNDLDRYFYSYRDYRCVEHLFCVSSSLDSMVLGESQVLGQVKDAYNQARAMQATGMVLNQLFEKAFTVAKKVREETGIAERGVSISSAAVELARKIFEDLENHSILLVGAGEMAELAAKHLISYGVKTVYVASRTYERAVTLASTLNGAAIDFANFNEELHRADIVITSTGAPHFIIKKEMIEQAIHKRKNKPMFFIDIAVPRDIEPEVNELENVYLYDIDDLQSVVSANIKEREKEAIEAMDIIHGEVEKFNNWVDSLDAVPTIVELRNKAELIRQKELDRTLKKMGSLSEEDRLSIEQMTTSIINKILHHPTINLKKKTQTQDGHHYLKAIRHLFHLDD, encoded by the coding sequence ATGGCTGAATCAAGACTGGTCATGGTGGGGGTCAATCACAAGGGAACCCCCGTAGAGATTCGCGAGCGCCTGGCATTCACTCCGTCAAAAATCGAGGAGTCCGCCGAGCGACTGGTCGGACGCTACGAGATCATTGAACACATTATCCTGTCGACCTGCAACCGGGTGGAAATCTACGCCCGCGTCAAGGATCAGGATGAGGGGATCCGTTCTCTCAAGAAATTCATCGCTGAATTTCACGGCTTGTCCTTTAACGATCTGGACCGTTATTTTTACAGCTATCGCGACTACCGTTGCGTCGAGCATCTGTTTTGCGTCTCATCCAGTCTGGATTCGATGGTGCTGGGAGAGTCCCAGGTACTCGGACAAGTCAAAGACGCCTACAACCAGGCCCGCGCCATGCAGGCGACTGGAATGGTTCTCAACCAGCTCTTTGAAAAAGCCTTCACCGTCGCCAAAAAAGTTCGCGAAGAAACCGGGATCGCCGAGCGCGGCGTGTCCATCAGTTCCGCCGCAGTCGAGCTTGCCAGGAAGATCTTCGAGGATTTGGAAAACCACTCCATCTTGCTGGTCGGGGCAGGTGAAATGGCCGAACTGGCCGCCAAACACCTTATCAGCTATGGCGTGAAAACCGTCTATGTCGCCAGCCGAACCTATGAACGGGCCGTCACTCTGGCCTCGACCCTGAACGGCGCGGCGATTGACTTTGCCAATTTCAACGAAGAATTGCATCGGGCCGATATTGTCATCACCTCCACGGGAGCGCCGCACTTCATCATCAAAAAAGAGATGATCGAACAAGCCATTCACAAACGCAAGAACAAGCCCATGTTCTTCATAGACATCGCCGTTCCCCGCGACATCGAGCCCGAAGTCAACGAACTCGAAAACGTCTATCTGTACGACATCGACGACTTGCAGTCCGTTGTTTCCGCCAATATCAAGGAGCGCGAAAAAGAAGCCATTGAAGCGATGGATATCATTCATGGCGAAGTCGAAAAATTTAATAACTGGGTGGATTCTCTCGACGCCGTGCCCACCATTGTGGAACTGCGCAACAAGGCGGAATTGATTCGGCAAAAAGAACTGGATCGCACCCTCAAAAAAATGGGATCGCTCTCCGAGGAAGATCGTCTTTCGATCGAGCAAATGACCACGTCGATCATCAACAAGATTCTCCACCACCCCACGATAAACCTCAAAAAGAAAACCCAGACGCAAGATGGTCATCATTATCTGAAAGCCATCCGGCATCTGTTTCACCTGGACGATTAA